TTTTCCTGAATACAGTGATTCTTTTTTTGCCCCTCGTACCTTCGAGAGCTTTTGTACTGATAACTCTGAAACCGGTTTTCTCCGCTGCGCTGATGAACCGCTCATGCCCGGCATAAAGATCCGCTGCCAGGGCAAATCGTTTTAACTCGGAAACAGGCAGGATATCGAACGTGACAGGGTCTTCCGAATATAGAGCTATATAGTGACCATCCTGCTTGAGGACTCTATACGCTTCCTTCAGGAATCCGTTGATTCCATGAAGTTCAACCAGTCCCTGCAGGGTCATTGCGGTATCAAAACTCTCCGATACTATGGGAAGACGCCGTACATCCCCTCCGATTGCTTCGCTGATTGAACTTCGCCCGATATGTTTGAACCGGTACTGAATGTTCCACAGGCACTTCAAATCCCGTTCAACCGAGGCAATCCGCCTCAACTCACTGTTTTGAAACGCCTGATGCGTTACTCCGTATCCCCCTCCTGAAAGAAGGTCGATAAGATCCTCCGGTTTCACTCTCTTTACCGTGTTCATAAACTCTCTGAAGATGTCAAGATTGACTCCGCCCTCAGCCGGAAACGTGAGTAATCGTTTCGCTCTTCCTTTGTGTTTGAACCATTCCCCCGAATCCAGGTACCTTGCCTTTCCAAGCATTTCTTTTGTGACCGCATTCGGATCCGATTCAATCATTTCTGATTTGATACACCGATTGCCTAATCGTTCGATTGCCCTGCCAATCCCGATCTCTTTCAGCCTGTTGAGGGAAAGCAAGCCATTAACCGGTGTGCCTGGCACCACTCCCAGAGCTTCATCCACAGGAGCCTGCCAGGTATTGACTGCCGCATTTGGCAACAGGACCGGCCTGCCCAGTATAACAGGATACTGATTGTCGCATTTCGCACATTTCATTGTACCTGACCTGATATCACCATTTCGCTTTGTTGCATGGTGAATTGAAAGATGTCCTCTGCATTCCGGGCATCTGAGATATTCCAGAGCTGAACTTTGCATTGAAATTCCTCCTCATATATTTCGCACCTGTAAGTACTAATGTATCAATTAGATAGCAATATTGTCAAGATTTGACAGGCAAGATGTTTATTCGTATATAGAATGTAGATAATGTACGGATCGTTGCATATCGGGATTTGGTTAACCAGTTATTACAAACTCTTTTACTTCTTCTGCAAGCATAATTGAATACCCTTATCATGCTGTGCGGCCAGTACACCGGTAGAAAATGAAACTCTATTTAGTATGGAGAATGAAATGAAATCTCTTTTCTGTCTCATCATATCTGTGCTGCTCATTGCCTGCGGCGGGGAACAGACCCCTGTCAGGATCGAAGAACCAGCCGGTCCAGAAATTGACACACTCATTGTTACCGATTCTATCGGTGTTCTTATGGGCGACAGCTGTTACATGTTTGGCTCGATTATAAAAGCCGAGGTTCTACCGGGAGGGAATGTTATTCTCTTCGACAGATCAACGGGATTCATTTCAACCTACGATGAGTATGGTGAATTCATATCTTCCTTTGGAGGTATTGGTGAAGCTCCGGGAGAGTTTACCCTTCCCGGCACAATGACAGTTCTGGGCGATGGGAGAATAGCAGTATTCGACTGGATGGACAAAGAAGTGTGTTTCTTCTCAGCTGAGGGTGAATACCTTGGCAGCAGACCTAACCATGTTTTTGAAATGCCCTTGAGTATGGCTGCTGCTGGTGATTCCTGCTTTGTTATATACTCCTGCCCCACGCGCCAGGTGGAAGGAACCTACAAGATGGGATACGAGCTTAATATCTGGGAGGGAATATCTGAGGAGCCAAGAGCTACACCGTTCACTCACCTTTTCGACTTCAGCGAAGAAGGTTACGATTTCAGACCCGGATACGTGGCTTTTACAGCGGCAAACAACGGTAATGTCTACATGCACAGAATGAACTCGACAAATTATCTCATAGAAGTATTCGACCTTGATGGGCAACCTGTTGACACCATATCATCGGAACCGGTTCTTGTACCCCTGGGAGATATTGCAAGATACACGAATATTCCACAGGCTTCCTTCAGGGTAACGATCGACGACAACACCCAGCAGATAACCGGTGAGCTTCCTGAATATGCGCCACAGATAGAAAAACTGGGTATTGATTCTCTTGGCAACCTCTGGGCACAGCAGGGCACTTCGAAGGGGCTGATCTGGGATGTATTTTCACCTGAAGGAGAGAAGATCCGAGAAGTGTACCTTACGGCTTTCCCTGATTCCCTGTATATCCTTGTTGAAATCAATGAGCACGGAATAATCGCCTGGGATCTTGCTCCCGAAGACTATCCAAGGCTGTATCGTCTGCAGTTCAAGTAAGATTATTCGGTTTTTTGAGTTCCTGCATCTGAATATTATTCGGGATTTTTGGACTGCATTCCAAAATTATCATGATATATTTGGAATACACTCCATAATTACCGAAGGGATAATAGTATGAGAACGCGATATCCGCGAATAACTTCCTGATGTCGCTGATCTGATCCTATTCCTTCATCGTTGCGGTCCAGATGAAGTAGGCGACAGCGCTTCCGCCGAAAACACCTGCTCCTATCCATGGCCATGAGGCACCGTCGGTTGTACCGCCTATGGCCGCGAAAATGGCTGCAATCAGCAGGAATATGATATCGAATACGGTCGCTTTTGCCCATTTACCGACCGGCGCTTCTCCCGAAAGAACTTCCTGGCGGCTTGCATCTACAAGTATGCGGTAGTTTTTATCCTTATACGCATATTCAAGCTCCCAGATAGGAACGTATACAAGGTCAACACCCTGGACATCTATTGTTGTATCTACGTCAGTAATTTTTGTGGCTTTACTCTCGGCCTTCTGCTGATGCAGTTCAATTATCCTGTTCCTGGCGGACACCTCGGCCTTTTCCTGAATAATCTGTCCGTTGATGATATGCTCCTGCATATTGAATTTCTTGAGTTCATCAATTGAGAAATCCATTTTGCCTTCAAGAAGATCCTTATTAGGGGCTTTTTTCGATCCTCCTATCCTGAAAATGAATTTTCCCCAGTCCGGGAATACACATTGCTTACCGGGTTCGATATTTCGAATTCCCCAGAATTCTGAAGTATCCTCTCTGGCATATACAGGCCATGTATAATCATCGGTGATACGCCCCTGTACAGGTTCCCAGTAGGTTTCTGATGTTTTGTTCTTTCCCTTACCCGTAGTTTTTGTCCGTTTCTGCATGCCGCTCCAGCGGGTGTTGCCGGTACATCTGACTATCCAGTAGGGAAGAACTCTGACTTCTGTTTTCTTCCAGCTTACCTTGTTGGGAAGATCCTTCGACTTGTAAAAACCTTTTTTCAGCCACCCGGAAGCAATCCCGATGGCTTCATCACGCCCGACTTTTGGCGGAAGAAGATAATGCGATTCAACCGTTACGATGTTATCATAACCTGCAAGCATGGTTGTGGTCCCGCAGTATTCGCAGGTGATAACCGCTTCACCTTCCATGTAAGAAAGCGGAGCGCCGCAGTTGCTGCAGCTTATTTCATGGATAGCCACTTTCTTGTCATCGTGCTCTGCATTGCTGATCTCTTCAGTCGGATCATTACCGTTATTCATTTCTTCAGGCATAATTCTCTCCTCCCGGGCATACTAACGATATATTTTACAACTGTTATATTTACTTGTTTCTATACTTATCGAAAACTACTGAAAGAAGATAATGCAAATTATTCTTGGAGCCATACTGATTCTGAGTACTCAGGGTTCTCTTGATTCATATCATCTGCAAATGGATCCCCAGCTGCTTGACAGCCTTTATTCCGATCCGTTTGCTGATTACCAGCTTCCCGCATATGTCGAAATGGAGGCTGGTGCATGCAGCTGCCTTGCGGGATTCAGAGGAGGGTCTTCAC
This DNA window, taken from Candidatus Aegiribacteria sp., encodes the following:
- a CDS encoding methyltransferase domain-containing protein produces the protein MQSSALEYLRCPECRGHLSIHHATKRNGDIRSGTMKCAKCDNQYPVILGRPVLLPNAAVNTWQAPVDEALGVVPGTPVNGLLSLNRLKEIGIGRAIERLGNRCIKSEMIESDPNAVTKEMLGKARYLDSGEWFKHKGRAKRLLTFPAEGGVNLDIFREFMNTVKRVKPEDLIDLLSGGGYGVTHQAFQNSELRRIASVERDLKCLWNIQYRFKHIGRSSISEAIGGDVRRLPIVSESFDTAMTLQGLVELHGINGFLKEAYRVLKQDGHYIALYSEDPVTFDILPVSELKRFALAADLYAGHERFISAAEKTGFRVISTKALEGTRGKKRITVFRK
- a CDS encoding CotH kinase family protein, with amino-acid sequence MQIILGAILILSTQGSLDSYHLQMDPQLLDSLYSDPFADYQLPAYVEMEAGACSCLAGFRGGSSLWKPKLSWKIELFDTSIENASHILLDAHYRDLSLMRNALGLLLSRKL